In Deltaproteobacteria bacterium, the genomic stretch CCCTCCTTATCGATTCATCATCATAAGTCCCGAGGCTGGCTCGGGGTGTTCTCATCAATTTGGTCACTACCAGGCTGCTCAAGACCTAAGTGTTCCGCTTTTGAAGAAAGATGTCCTGCACTCCTGGGTGTTGCACTCAATACAGTAAGATCTCGTAAAATGCGGATGCTCTCTTCTAACGGTTCGTTAAGGAGCAGTGAGGTTCTTTCCCACCATCGGCACTATGTGTTGAGCAACGCATATGCCATGAGAAAATGTGAGCTTTTCTTGTGACTGCGATGAAATGAGCAGTTCATAGCTATCCTCTCCCCTGACATTTGGACTGCGTAACTCAGCGTCAATCCACAAGAAAATGCTAGGACAAATTTGTCCTAGCGCAAGCTAGCCTTTGTCCTAGTCATGCACTCGTAATGTCGAGGCGACGGCCAGAAAGGAAGACCGCGCAAGATGACCCGTCACGGCGGAACAAAACACGGGCGTCCGAGCCACAATACAAAAGATTCCACCGATCGTCCGCTGTGATGCGAACGTCTTGCTCCTGGGAGAGACTGGAACGGGTAAGGAACTGTGCGCCCGAGCGATCCATTATTTGAGTGCGCGGTTGCAGAAACCCTTCGTTTCCGTCAACTGTGGAGCTATTCCCGCCAAGTTAGTAGATACCCACAGCCGTTCTCTCACCGCTATGTTTCGTGATCTCCTTGGGAGGGGGCTTTTCGTCCCTTCTACTTCCCCTCGAAGACTAACTGTCCCGCCTACTCTTGGGCGGCGATACGTGCCTTAAGCTCGGGTGAGAGCACGATCTGCCGCTCTTCCCGTCATCCCGAGCACGAAGGTGCTTGCCACGAAACGAAGAACCTGTGCTCGGAGATTGCTGTACGTGGTCGCGGAATCGGCGAAGGTGCTCATGTACGTTCCTCCTTCGCTGAGGGTTAAAGCACCCTCCAGCACGATTCACAAGAGGAACGTTGCCGCGCGGCAGGACGTTCGCCGTGTCGCGCGGGGTCGCTTTACGCTTTGATCGTCGCCACGGCTCTCCGCTGCGCCGAACGACGGAGTTTTTGGGAGGGGACTCTGGTGCCAGGTCCCGCGAAGAGATGAAACGGTCGGCGAGAGACAGACGATCCCAACGTCACCCGGCTCCCACGATGAGCAGCGTTCAAGGGGCGTGTCGGCTGGAGAAAACTTTGCAGCCCCTGCCTGAGATACCCGGGATCGAGACGCAAATGGGCACAGATGCTCTCGAAAGAATAGATCCAGTCTTGTTCTGGAGACCAGATCCACTCTCGGATCTCCTCGAATCTGCGTCTCCCCGCAGTCGTGGAGGAGGACCGGTGCTGAAAAAAGGAGCGCAGGGCGTCTTGCAGTACACCTAAGAGCAGACGGCGCGACCCGGTCCACGGCAGGCTCGGGCGCACCTCGAAAAGAGGAGCCGTTTCTCCCATGGCGCTGGCATCCGGCCAGAAGAGGAGCTGATCTTTCTTTTCCCAGGCGAGTCCCGCCGTAGGTGAGGGAAACCGTGGAGGTGCGGTTGCAACAAAACGAGGCGTGTATGATCGTCGATTTTCATTGGATGGCATACTGGTGTCTCTTCCCATGCTCTGCTCTCCGAACCCACTACGGTGTCGGTGTTACAGGAGCATGACAATTTCTGGACATTTCCATGACACGGGGGCGCGATTGTCAGGAGGAGTCCGCCGCCGTTGAGGGGCAGACAACCGTCATTTTCTCTTCATGCGGAGTTCATCCTTTTGTCATGAAGCATCGGTAGGTTGCTCATTGATCGTATACTCCCCTAGCCCCGTTTGGTCGGAGCTTTCACCTGTTGCCCCCTCGACAGTGAAAGCTCCGCCAAGCGCTTCGCTTCATCGGTGTGAAGTAGAAATGGAGACCGCGCATGAAAGAATATGAGGCGCTCTGCCTTGTCGAACAATGGATGCACGAGTACTCGCCGTTCCGAGCCCAAATTGTCGAGATGCGACCTGGAGACAACGACTCGTGGATCGTGCTCATCGAATGTAGCACCGACCTGAGCCCTCCGGCGATGAACGCCGGGACCTCAAGACTCCGGTCAGAAACAGACGAACGGTGGCATTGAGCCTTCCCGCTAGATGCGATCCTCATGGAGGTGGAAGGAAATTGCGGAACTGGTCACCATGCTTTTCCCGAATAGGACAAAGAGGGCGAGCCAGAGACTCTGCAGCAGTAACACCACCCAGGGATTCCACAGCGCTTGGAGCCCGAGCCCGATGCTCGGCGGCGGTGCCTGCACGAGGGGAAACAGTTGAGGAATCCACCACGCGTACGGGATCGAGAGCAAGCCCATCGCTTGATAGACGGAGAGCCGGCCCTCACCCCGATAGTCCGCGCGAAACATTTCGGAGACGACGCGCCAGCCTTGTGTGACCGTGATCGTAAGCGCCAAGACGGCAACATAGTGCGCTTCGAGGAACAACCACGTCGCCGCCAGTCCGGTACATAAGTACAACCCAGAGGTGATGGCCTGAATCGGCAGCACCGGCTCGCCTTCCAATCCGCTCGCGTAGGCGATTTTCTTCATTTCCCCGGAGAAAACGAAGTGCCATCGTCCGAAGATCCGCGATACGGAGGAAGGCAATTGAGAGAGCGGCTTGCCATAGCAGCAGCCGAAACTGATGCAGGCGAGTCGCCCGAACCCTTCTCCCACCGCGTAGATCGTAGCCAGGGCGGCCACGGTTTCCGTGACCGGCATGGGAAACCCACTGACACCGTCCGCAGCCCAATTGACTGCGGCAATCGCCCACGGCGCCGCGCCGAAGCCGACAAAGAAAGCGCCTGCGACAGTGAAGGTGGCCTCTTTGCGCTCGACGAGACGTGCGACGATTTTAGCCGCCGGAAGACAGAGCAGACATTCCGCCGCGATAATCGCCGCGATGCCGCCCGGCGGAACCCCGAGCGCGGTCAGAAACACGAATAAGAGCGTGATGGCCACGCTCGCCGCGCTCGCCGTCAGCAAGCCGTAGTACGTCAGATTCACCCCGCGCCAGCGCCCTTCCTCATCCTTGGTGATTGGGATGGTGGCAAGGATCTGCCACTTCTCGGCCGGCAGCGTCTTGCACGCCCATCGGACTGCCAACGCGCAGCACAATGCCAACCCCACCACAAAAGTTTCGTTTGTCATCCTCCTCCCTCCTTCCCTTTCTCAAAGCCCCCGCGCCGCAATAGGCTGCGGGAGGACTCTGGCAATCTGTGCATACCACGGCCTCAATGCTGGCCGACTCGAACCCGAGACTGGCCAGGCCAGGAGTGATCGTACTTTGACATCGGTTTCGACCAGTGAGCGACCAAGTCCCTGCGAGAAGCGGCTGCACACCCCCGCCCGGTGTTGATTCGCCACCAGGTCATCGGCAAACCGCACGCGGTCCGGCTGGAACAGCAGCACGGTCGTACTGCTGCCCGGACGATAGAGGCTTTTCGGTTGGCCGCATTTCAGGAACCTGCCGCGCGCGGCCGCGCACGGCGCCTCGTAGCATTCTTCACTGTAGCACTGCACGATGTCGCCGATCATAAGCGCCACAATCTCGATCATGGCGACGAACCCGACGCCGGAGCCGCCCTCGACATCGGTGTTGAGCAAAGTCACGACCCGTTTATTTTTAGCGTAGGACGAGCTGATGGCCTCGACCACGCCCGGGTTACAGGAATGGTACTCGCCGGGAATCTCGTACGTGTCGCAAACGAGCCCTGCCACGGGAACGTGGTTGTAGTGGTACTTGTCGGGAGTCAAACGGAAAATCGCAAAGTCGCCTTTGACGAACGTATTGACCCAGATGGGCTTGTTCGAGTCGAGCAGTTCTCCAGCACCGAAGAACTTTTCCTTGAGAAACAGGCTGGAGGTGTCGCGGAAGGAGCCCACGAGCACCCGTGCGTCCGCGGGACTGACGACCGCACGCGGGTTGTCGGGAAGAGGTCGGCATTTCCAATAACGGATTCTGCGCTCGAAAATCTTCCTGGCGGTGTCTAACCGGTCAGGTGGATCGAGGCACTCCTCGATCGCCACACGACAGGAGCGCAAGAAACGGCGATTGCCGGACAGTCGCGCACCCAAGGGAGAGTCGTAGCAAAAGAGACCCAGGACACGTGAAAAGCGCGCGCTAGTGAGCAAGCGGTAAAGAGCCGGCACTTTTTCCCAGGCCGAAAGATACAGCGTATTGAGCATCCAATCGGCGTACAGGCGCTCGGTACACACCGCGCCGGTCTCTCGATCGATATACTGATGTTCGACAAGCTGCCTCATCGTCGGCTCCTTTGCGGGGACATGCGAACATGTCGGAATCTGCTTATAGTCTCAGCGCCGAATATACGACGAAGCTGCGACGCCATTGTGACGAAACCATGAAGTTTTGGTGAAGTGCGAACCTAAAGGAGCCGAGAGGCAGTTGTCAGTGGCCATGGGGTAGAGTTTGCCCATGAAGGAGCGCACGTACAAACGGATCGGATTCCTTATCGCCCAGGTCAGCATAGTCGATCAGCTCATAACCGGCGGTTTCGTTGCGTAGCCAAGGAGCTTGAGACAGAGC encodes the following:
- a CDS encoding phosphatidylserine decarboxylase — encoded protein: MRQLVEHQYIDRETGAVCTERLYADWMLNTLYLSAWEKVPALYRLLTSARFSRVLGLFCYDSPLGARLSGNRRFLRSCRVAIEECLDPPDRLDTARKIFERRIRYWKCRPLPDNPRAVVSPADARVLVGSFRDTSSLFLKEKFFGAGELLDSNKPIWVNTFVKGDFAIFRLTPDKYHYNHVPVAGLVCDTYEIPGEYHSCNPGVVEAISSSYAKNKRVVTLLNTDVEGGSGVGFVAMIEIVALMIGDIVQCYSEECYEAPCAAARGRFLKCGQPKSLYRPGSSTTVLLFQPDRVRFADDLVANQHRAGVCSRFSQGLGRSLVETDVKVRSLLAWPVSGSSRPALRPWYAQIARVLPQPIAARGL
- a CDS encoding sigma 54-interacting transcriptional regulator; amino-acid sequence: MQKIPPIVRCDANVLLLGETGTGKELCARAIHYLSARLQKPFVSVNCGAIPAKLVDTHSRSLTAMFRDLLGRGLFVPSTSPRRLTVPPTLGRRYVP
- a CDS encoding prolipoprotein diacylglyceryl transferase yields the protein MTNETFVVGLALCCALAVRWACKTLPAEKWQILATIPITKDEEGRWRGVNLTYYGLLTASAASVAITLLFVFLTALGVPPGGIAAIIAAECLLCLPAAKIVARLVERKEATFTVAGAFFVGFGAAPWAIAAVNWAADGVSGFPMPVTETVAALATIYAVGEGFGRLACISFGCCYGKPLSQLPSSVSRIFGRWHFVFSGEMKKIAYASGLEGEPVLPIQAITSGLYLCTGLAATWLFLEAHYVAVLALTITVTQGWRVVSEMFRADYRGEGRLSVYQAMGLLSIPYAWWIPQLFPLVQAPPPSIGLGLQALWNPWVVLLLQSLWLALFVLFGKSMVTSSAISFHLHEDRI